A part of Aegilops tauschii subsp. strangulata cultivar AL8/78 chromosome 2, Aet v6.0, whole genome shotgun sequence genomic DNA contains:
- the LOC109755937 gene encoding uncharacterized protein isoform X1 — MAAGDRRALCLVAGAILLCSCFARVRCGDEQEQQEQEIQRLRSKVASLEDEVGWRKEETSQLESVVRERTAQIAALVGGLEAMQVRNVADDESVVKASTNSAMIEKQIERLGSDLEDQVKKGELLEARASEAEKSLLELGQKLDRVEKINAEQRKKIEELEQDLEHSKDKVSEVQRRAKLKAEELANVHGMWLPYWFASRSVHCQELASAKWHLHGKPVLDALMEKVAETLAHAQRLVEPHLQATKNKLLPVAKFHFNSLKNSTKPVAARIVTAYRARKDAIQPCVAKAQEFADHYWQKCRKFSETHVARIAAASEPHLSAIEPYTRPVKSVWRQLVMATSFYHSQVQKGISGFLEESELLDPLSAHRLAWWMVTKISVRHVRAADVVHLQDILGYSPQKNSGESGQRWRHIFEPQARAQGRGVEGAGRCYPRADPPLVMHAERRNVQL; from the exons ATGGCGGCGGGAGATCGCCGGGCTCTGTGTCTGGTCGCCGGCGCGATTCTCCTCTGCTCGTGCTTTGCTCGGGTGCGGTGCGGCGACGAGCAGGAGCAGCAGGAGCAGGAGATTCAGAGGCTCAGGTCCAAGGTCGCGTCCCTAG AGGACGAGGTCGGCTGGAGGAAGGAGGAGACCTCGCAGCTGGAGAGCGTCGTCAGGGAGAGGACGGCGCAGATCGCGGCGTTGGTCGGCGGACTAGAGGCTATGCAGGTGAGGAATGTGGCTGACGATGAATCCGTGGTGAAGGCGAGCACCAACAGTGCGATGATCGAGAAGCAG ATTGAGAGGCTGGGCAGTGATTTGGAAGATCAGGTTAAGAAAGGGGAGTTATTAGAAGCCCGGGCCAGCGAGGCAGAGAAAAGCCTGCTTGAGCTCGGTCAGAAGTTGGACCGT GTTGAGAAGATCAACGCTGAGCAGAGGAAGAAAATTGAGGAGCTGGAGCAAGATCTTGAGCATTCAAAA GACAAAGTCTCTGAAGTGCAAAGACGAGCAAAATTGAAGGCTGAAGAGTTGGCAAAT GTTCATGGCATGTGGCTTCCGTATTGGTTCGCATCACGCTCTGTACATTGCCAG GAACTAGCATCTGCCAAATGGCATCTCCACGGGAAGCCTGTGCTTGATGCTCTGATGGAGAAG GTTGCTGAGACGTTGGCACATGCACAAAGACTAGTGGAACCACACTTGCAGGCAACAAAAAAT AAACTGTTGCCTGTTGCCAAATTTCATTTCAACTCACTGAAGAACAGCACTAAGCCGGTAGCTGCCAGGATCGTCACAGCCTACAGAGCTCGCAAGGATGCCATCCAGCCATGTGTGGCCAAGGCTCAAGAGTTTGCAGATCACTACTGGCAG AAATGCAGGAAGTTCTCGGAGACACACGTCGCACGGATCGCGGCAGCGTCTGAACCTCACCTTTCGGCTATTGAACCTTACACGAGGCCTGTCAAGTCTGTTTGGAGACAGCTCGTTATGGCGACGAGCTTCTACCATAGTCAG GTTCAGAAAGGAATCAGTGGCTTCCTGGAGGAGAGCGAGCTGCTGGACCCACTTTCAGCTCATAGATTGGCGTGGTGGATGGTAACTAAAATAA GCGTCCGCCATGTTCGCGCTGCCGATGTTGTACACCTACAAGATATTCTCGGCTACAGTCCG CAAAAAAATTCAGGCGAGAGCGGACAGAGGTGGAGGCACATCTTCGAGCCGCAAGCACGCGCGCAGGGTCGAGGAGTAGAGGGCGCGGGTCGCTGTTACCCACGAGCTGATCCTCCCCTGGTGATGCATGCTGAACGGCGGAATGTACAACTCTGA
- the LOC109755937 gene encoding uncharacterized protein isoform X2, which yields MAAGDRRALCLVAGAILLCSCFARVRCGDEQEQQEQEIQRLRSKVASLEDEVGWRKEETSQLESVVRERTAQIAALVGGLEAMQVRNVADDESVVKASTNSAMIEKQIERLGSDLEDQVKKGELLEARASEAEKSLLELGQKLDRVEKINAEQRKKIEELEQDLEHSKDKVSEVQRRAKLKAEELANVHGMWLPYWFASRSVHCQELASAKWHLHGKPVLDALMEKVAETLAHAQRLVEPHLQATKNKLLPVAKFHFNSLKNSTKPVAARIVTAYRARKDAIQPCVAKAQEFADHYWQKCRKFSETHVARIAAASEPHLSAIEPYTRPVKSVWRQLVMATSFYHSQVQKGISGFLEESELLDPLSAHRLAWWMASAMFALPMLYTYKIFSATVRKKIQARADRGGGTSSSRKHARRVEE from the exons ATGGCGGCGGGAGATCGCCGGGCTCTGTGTCTGGTCGCCGGCGCGATTCTCCTCTGCTCGTGCTTTGCTCGGGTGCGGTGCGGCGACGAGCAGGAGCAGCAGGAGCAGGAGATTCAGAGGCTCAGGTCCAAGGTCGCGTCCCTAG AGGACGAGGTCGGCTGGAGGAAGGAGGAGACCTCGCAGCTGGAGAGCGTCGTCAGGGAGAGGACGGCGCAGATCGCGGCGTTGGTCGGCGGACTAGAGGCTATGCAGGTGAGGAATGTGGCTGACGATGAATCCGTGGTGAAGGCGAGCACCAACAGTGCGATGATCGAGAAGCAG ATTGAGAGGCTGGGCAGTGATTTGGAAGATCAGGTTAAGAAAGGGGAGTTATTAGAAGCCCGGGCCAGCGAGGCAGAGAAAAGCCTGCTTGAGCTCGGTCAGAAGTTGGACCGT GTTGAGAAGATCAACGCTGAGCAGAGGAAGAAAATTGAGGAGCTGGAGCAAGATCTTGAGCATTCAAAA GACAAAGTCTCTGAAGTGCAAAGACGAGCAAAATTGAAGGCTGAAGAGTTGGCAAAT GTTCATGGCATGTGGCTTCCGTATTGGTTCGCATCACGCTCTGTACATTGCCAG GAACTAGCATCTGCCAAATGGCATCTCCACGGGAAGCCTGTGCTTGATGCTCTGATGGAGAAG GTTGCTGAGACGTTGGCACATGCACAAAGACTAGTGGAACCACACTTGCAGGCAACAAAAAAT AAACTGTTGCCTGTTGCCAAATTTCATTTCAACTCACTGAAGAACAGCACTAAGCCGGTAGCTGCCAGGATCGTCACAGCCTACAGAGCTCGCAAGGATGCCATCCAGCCATGTGTGGCCAAGGCTCAAGAGTTTGCAGATCACTACTGGCAG AAATGCAGGAAGTTCTCGGAGACACACGTCGCACGGATCGCGGCAGCGTCTGAACCTCACCTTTCGGCTATTGAACCTTACACGAGGCCTGTCAAGTCTGTTTGGAGACAGCTCGTTATGGCGACGAGCTTCTACCATAGTCAG GTTCAGAAAGGAATCAGTGGCTTCCTGGAGGAGAGCGAGCTGCTGGACCCACTTTCAGCTCATAGATTGGCGTGGTGGATG GCGTCCGCCATGTTCGCGCTGCCGATGTTGTACACCTACAAGATATTCTCGGCTACAGTCCG CAAAAAAATTCAGGCGAGAGCGGACAGAGGTGGAGGCACATCTTCGAGCCGCAAGCACGCGCGCAGGGTCGAGGAGTAG